The following coding sequences are from one Vulpes vulpes isolate BD-2025 chromosome 12, VulVul3, whole genome shotgun sequence window:
- the PATE3 gene encoding prostate and testis expressed protein 3, which yields MDKHFLMVFSLFCCIVAVTPLTCMTCHLRTRTDRCRRGFGICVAQKFESCMTLKIFQDNILQLSYMVCQKFCRDLTFDFNNRTYVHKCCKLNYCNFKNEQREVGQGVGMTG from the exons ATGGACAAACACTTCTTGATGGTCTTCTCCCTTTTCTGCTGCATTGTAG CAGTGACACCGCTCACATGCATGACATGCCACCTTCGCACAAGGACAGATCGCTGCAGGAGAGGCTTTGGTATCTGTGTTGCTCAGAAGTTCGAGTCATGCATGACTTTAAAGATCTTCCAGG ATAACATTCTGCAATTATCGTATATGGTGTGTCAGAAATTCTGCAGAGACTTGACATTTGATTTCAACAATCGGACTTATGTTCATAAATGCTGCAAGCTCAATTATTGTAACTTCAAAAACGAACAAAGGGAGGTGGGCCaaggggtggggatgactggatga